A region of Desulfonatronum thiodismutans DNA encodes the following proteins:
- a CDS encoding SDR family oxidoreductase — protein sequence MNILIIGATSAIATASARRWAASQASFFLVGRNKDHLQQIGDDLLVRGASATHHHVLDVNAFDDHEAMIKACFSIMGKVDVVLVAHGTLPDQQACQRDVGLMLREFSTNGLSVIALLTLLANRLESQGSGTIAVISSVAGDRGRSSNYLYGSAKASVNAFCEGMRARLFKSGVHVLTIKPGFVDTPMTQGLALPKLLLVGPDRVAADIVKAVDKGKSIVYTPWFWRWIMAIIRSIPGVFFRRMNI from the coding sequence ATGAATATTTTGATCATTGGCGCCACATCGGCCATAGCCACGGCCAGCGCCCGCCGCTGGGCCGCAAGTCAGGCGAGTTTTTTTCTGGTCGGACGAAACAAAGACCATTTACAGCAAATTGGTGACGACCTTCTGGTCAGAGGTGCAAGCGCCACTCATCACCATGTCTTGGATGTAAATGCATTTGACGATCATGAAGCCATGATTAAGGCCTGCTTTTCGATAATGGGCAAGGTGGATGTCGTGCTCGTGGCGCACGGCACTTTGCCGGATCAACAGGCTTGTCAACGGGACGTGGGCCTTATGCTGCGGGAATTCTCAACCAACGGCCTCAGCGTGATCGCCCTGCTGACTCTTTTGGCCAATCGCCTGGAATCCCAAGGTTCCGGGACAATCGCCGTGATTTCATCGGTAGCGGGCGACCGAGGCAGGTCTTCAAACTACCTTTACGGATCTGCCAAGGCCTCGGTGAACGCCTTTTGCGAGGGAATGAGAGCCAGGTTGTTCAAGTCCGGCGTGCATGTCCTGACCATCAAACCTGGATTTGTGGACACGCCCATGACCCAGGGACTGGCCTTGCCGAAACTGCTTTTGGTCGGCCCCGACAGGGTCGCCGCGGATATCGTCAAGGCGGTGGATAAAGGAAAGTCCATCGTCTATACGCCATGGTTCTGGCGGTGGATCATGGCGATTATTCGCAGTATTCCTGGTGTGTTTTTTAGAAGAATGAACATTTGA
- a CDS encoding FAD-binding oxidoreductase gives MSTTTLKSWGLFPCFPQIPHRVHQRNTLSRVLTNISRAHGQTLAFGNGLSYGDSCLAVSDHVAYMRPLDRFIAADWEQGVIRAEAGVTLEELLSLAIPRGWFLPVTPGTRYVTLGGAVANDVHGKNHHVRGTFGCHVRCFELVRSDASPVVCSREQNTDLFSATIGGLGLTGVMTWIELKLMPILSSKIVTTHTRFGALDEFLAISQELDSRHEYTVAWIDCLAQGQSAGRGIYMVGNHAQDGVLDVDAGRKLGVPCTMPFSAVNTISLRLFNTVYYRACKPGRRTFVVPYAPFFYPLDRLLNWNRLYGPKGFQQYQCVIPDASARDALLEILQAISASGSGSFLAVLKRCGDVPSPGLLSFPMPGITLALDFPRSGNRNDTLFPRLDAIVRQAGGRLYPAKDAAMSSADFKNSYPAWEQLETLRDPALCSRFWQRVTGSSKQR, from the coding sequence ATGAGCACCACCACTCTTAAGTCCTGGGGGCTTTTCCCCTGTTTTCCACAAATTCCTCATCGTGTTCATCAGCGAAATACGCTTTCAAGGGTCCTGACCAATATTTCCCGTGCCCACGGGCAAACTTTGGCCTTTGGTAATGGCTTGAGCTACGGTGACAGCTGCCTGGCCGTCAGTGATCACGTCGCGTACATGCGCCCCTTGGATCGCTTCATTGCAGCGGACTGGGAGCAAGGCGTAATCAGAGCCGAGGCGGGTGTGACCCTTGAGGAATTGCTTTCTTTGGCTATTCCTCGCGGCTGGTTCCTGCCGGTCACGCCCGGAACCCGCTATGTAACCTTGGGTGGAGCCGTGGCCAACGATGTGCACGGCAAAAACCACCATGTCCGGGGAACATTTGGTTGCCATGTGCGCTGTTTTGAGTTGGTACGCTCGGATGCGTCTCCCGTGGTCTGCTCCCGTGAACAGAACACAGATCTTTTTTCCGCCACAATTGGCGGCCTCGGTTTGACAGGAGTCATGACGTGGATCGAGTTGAAACTCATGCCCATCCTGTCCAGCAAAATCGTGACCACCCACACACGCTTCGGCGCTTTGGATGAATTTTTGGCTATCTCTCAGGAGTTGGACAGCAGGCACGAATACACAGTGGCCTGGATTGACTGCTTGGCCCAAGGGCAGAGCGCCGGACGGGGCATCTACATGGTCGGCAACCATGCCCAGGACGGTGTTTTGGATGTGGATGCCGGTCGCAAGCTTGGCGTTCCCTGCACAATGCCGTTTTCCGCGGTGAACACGATTTCCCTGCGCCTGTTCAACACCGTCTACTATCGGGCCTGCAAACCAGGCCGACGTACTTTTGTCGTGCCCTACGCACCGTTTTTCTACCCCCTGGACCGCCTCCTGAACTGGAACAGGCTCTATGGGCCCAAAGGCTTTCAGCAGTATCAATGCGTGATCCCCGATGCCTCGGCCCGAGACGCGCTGCTCGAAATACTTCAAGCCATCTCTGCCTCAGGTAGCGGTTCCTTTTTGGCGGTTCTGAAGCGTTGCGGTGATGTGCCCTCCCCTGGGCTACTTTCCTTCCCCATGCCCGGGATTACCCTTGCACTGGACTTCCCCCGCTCGGGCAACCGCAACGACACATTGTTCCCGAGGCTGGACGCCATTGTCCGACAAGCCGGCGGACGCCTCTACCCGGCCAAGGACGCAGCCATGAGCAGTGCTGACTTCAAAAACTCTTACCCGGCCTGGGAACAGCTCGAGACGCTACGAGACCCCGCCCTGTGCTCCCGGTTCTGGCAACGTGTGACAGGTAGCTCAAAGCAAAGGTAA
- a CDS encoding UbiA family prenyltransferase encodes MEFTNQSPTDIPLVVDLDGTLLRTDLLLESGFAFVRAHPLRALAPIAWLMRGKANLKAQLAFETPLDIASLPFAPDVVEFLKAEQARGRNIILATAGHKTYADAVAAHLGLFERVLASDGALNLSARTKRDVLVRIFGENGFDYMGNSHDDIPVWAVARQALLVNPGLGVESRVRALGNVERVMRTKPFTLKTWPKALRFHQWVKNLLIFIPLLASHQIDHPSLLAFGLLAFLCFGLCASSVYLLNDLLDLQDDRRHPTKRLRPLASGTLSLQSALFAFPVLLLLAFFLSFRLLPLEFTLVMGAYYVLTLGYSLGLKRIMAVDVIVLAMLYTLRLFAGSFVFNVPLTFWMLAFSMFLFLSLALVKRHAELRLARDQGLTCKTRGRGYYPDDLEMVSSLGAASGYLAVLVLALYIQDDATLALYTQPAMIWPACPLLLYWISRIWFVAHRGRMHDDPVVFTIKDPLSWAVGLLIAATFWFAI; translated from the coding sequence ATGGAATTCACCAACCAAAGCCCGACAGACATTCCTCTGGTCGTTGACCTTGACGGTACGTTACTGCGCACTGACCTTCTGCTGGAGTCAGGTTTCGCCTTCGTCCGTGCCCACCCTTTACGGGCTTTAGCCCCAATTGCCTGGCTTATGCGGGGCAAGGCCAACCTGAAGGCACAGTTGGCCTTTGAAACCCCTCTGGATATCGCGTCTCTCCCCTTTGCCCCCGACGTCGTCGAATTCTTGAAGGCAGAACAGGCCAGAGGCCGAAACATCATTTTAGCCACGGCCGGCCACAAAACATACGCCGATGCCGTGGCCGCGCATCTGGGTCTGTTTGAGCGTGTCCTCGCTTCGGATGGTGCTTTGAACCTGTCCGCCCGGACCAAGCGTGACGTGTTGGTCCGGATATTTGGAGAAAACGGCTTCGACTACATGGGCAACTCCCATGACGACATCCCGGTTTGGGCGGTTGCCAGGCAGGCATTGCTTGTGAATCCAGGCCTTGGTGTCGAGTCCCGGGTCAGGGCCCTGGGCAATGTCGAACGCGTCATGCGTACAAAACCTTTTACTTTAAAAACTTGGCCAAAGGCTTTGCGCTTCCACCAATGGGTGAAAAACCTGCTGATTTTCATTCCATTGCTGGCCAGTCACCAGATCGACCACCCGAGCCTGCTTGCCTTCGGTTTACTGGCATTTCTCTGTTTCGGGCTGTGTGCGTCCAGTGTCTACCTTCTCAACGATCTTCTGGATCTGCAAGACGATCGTCGCCATCCCACAAAACGCCTTCGCCCGTTGGCATCCGGGACGCTTTCCTTGCAGTCCGCCCTGTTTGCTTTCCCCGTTTTGCTTCTTCTGGCTTTTTTTCTTTCCTTCCGGCTTCTGCCGTTGGAATTCACCTTGGTCATGGGTGCCTATTATGTTCTGACCTTGGGATATTCTCTTGGCCTTAAACGGATCATGGCCGTGGACGTGATTGTTCTGGCCATGTTGTACACCCTGCGTCTCTTTGCCGGTTCCTTTGTGTTTAACGTACCGTTGACCTTTTGGATGTTGGCCTTTTCCATGTTCCTCTTCCTCAGCCTTGCCCTGGTCAAACGCCATGCCGAGCTGCGCTTGGCCAGAGACCAGGGGCTGACTTGCAAGACAAGAGGACGCGGGTACTATCCTGACGACTTGGAAATGGTTTCCTCCCTAGGAGCCGCTAGCGGATACCTGGCCGTGCTTGTTCTTGCCTTGTATATTCAAGACGACGCCACTCTGGCGCTATACACTCAACCAGCGATGATCTGGCCCGCCTGCCCGCTGCTCCTCTACTGGATAAGCCGGATATGGTTCGTGGCCCACCGGGGCCGAATGCATGACGATCCTGTTGTTTTTACGATCAAAGACCCACTCAGTTGGGCTGTTGGGCTGCTTATCGCCGCAACATTCTGGTTTGCCATATGA
- a CDS encoding glycosyltransferase family 2 protein codes for MSTTSIKNHNPSSADTALIIPAYNEEEALGFLLEEVCLHVPYLDVIVVSDGSMDNTAGVARRHGAIVLDLPCNLGVGGAVQAGFRYAFENGYAYVVRIDGDGQHPPAEIPRLIAAMEQRGADLVIGSRFLGDQFYTSTWFRCLGIRMLALFLSLICRNKVTDPTSGFWMVNRKLLYYFAHHYPTEYPEPEAIALLSRHGFSFQEAGVLFRPRLTGSSSIRTWGTIYYMIKVGLALVIDRIKPIESRFVKSRVPDIP; via the coding sequence GTGAGCACGACATCTATAAAGAACCACAACCCTAGTTCGGCAGATACTGCCCTGATCATTCCGGCCTACAACGAAGAGGAGGCCTTGGGCTTTCTTCTCGAAGAGGTCTGCCTCCATGTGCCGTACCTGGACGTGATCGTGGTCAGCGACGGCTCCATGGACAACACGGCCGGGGTGGCTCGACGCCATGGGGCCATTGTCCTTGACCTGCCTTGCAACCTGGGTGTGGGCGGGGCCGTGCAGGCCGGATTCCGGTATGCCTTTGAGAATGGGTATGCATACGTGGTGCGCATCGATGGGGACGGCCAGCACCCACCGGCTGAAATCCCCAGGTTGATCGCCGCCATGGAGCAAAGAGGAGCGGATTTGGTCATTGGTTCGCGTTTCCTCGGAGACCAGTTCTACACCAGCACTTGGTTCCGCTGTCTGGGCATCCGCATGCTGGCCCTGTTTCTCTCTCTGATCTGCCGCAACAAGGTCACGGACCCCACGTCCGGCTTCTGGATGGTCAATCGCAAACTGCTCTATTATTTCGCCCATCACTATCCAACAGAGTACCCTGAGCCCGAGGCCATCGCCCTGCTCAGTCGCCATGGTTTCAGCTTCCAGGAGGCGGGGGTGCTGTTTCGGCCCCGCCTGACCGGTTCTTCCTCCATCCGGACCTGGGGAACCATCTACTACATGATCAAGGTCGGCCTGGCCCTGGTTATCGACCGCATCAAACCCATCGAGTCCAGGTTCGTTAAAAGCAGGGTTCCGGACATCCCATGA
- a CDS encoding DUF2304 family protein, with translation MSLSHLVDQVLFFISQWAGTTTPRVAAAFIGLLGLMLLVTALWDRRIRPVLGVFALLACIVLIGMALDTRVLHALAATDFLVRVRILMGLVSLAVLVVTVESIRRSHLQERYALLWVATGLLILVTAFFPQILDLLGFLFGTRYATSVVGILFVFLLLIAFHFSIALSTYQRKQTRIAQRCAMLEARVAALAGQVARLETGEAKPQALKQPIFGPEPKSCGPRETEPVPRPTRHFRGTQVAAPLIISCSVLAVLLVGLFTSQVMIGDEVTHFFMLVTQSKLLPEPNFHAYISTGWGEYSRVYPHAFWWHYFGAVIYKLFGGSFAAVQWYQAAFWAQFLTAGYLLARSRGGVKSRSAILYLLVLASLPMGLIFSVAFYQDVPMAAQVLTAFFLLSRGRWVWASAFMALAVGLKVTAVLFIPPFLFLLWYWQKDSGSILKTFGKILLCSLMISLAVWNTSWALGKYAKADYYPVTQVQRLVKNVGNWLKPQEIKQTPAQSIESHRKDGSSRQTVQDPGFTKKNKEVIANHPGDLRIPKNFVVYGGGLIWLTLALGAVGYARQRKDFSSGGKNSQSPWWLLGVGVWYLALTAVLLRTAPDARFFLPGIPFVLLPFCEGGVRLPRPRLLLSFLAALAVLQGGLVLSKTYDLRRLAPEIQQAIQYLETHPPEPRRIFMYPEGNYRLFPVQHEWYMNYWLRDFWRGDNDARIAMLHHFGVGAVVIKKHLIADVDAAITDLGVYPTGFVRDLRKDARFVKVFENDGVVVFSVPKPETESSVSQYPP, from the coding sequence ATGAGTCTCTCACATTTGGTGGATCAGGTCCTTTTTTTCATCTCCCAGTGGGCCGGTACAACCACGCCCAGGGTGGCGGCCGCGTTCATCGGCCTGTTGGGCTTGATGCTGCTGGTGACGGCGCTCTGGGATCGGAGAATTCGACCTGTTCTGGGTGTTTTCGCGCTCCTGGCCTGCATCGTGCTGATCGGCATGGCCCTGGACACCAGGGTGTTGCACGCCCTGGCAGCCACGGACTTTCTTGTCCGCGTCCGCATCCTGATGGGGCTGGTCAGCCTGGCGGTCCTGGTGGTCACGGTGGAATCCATCCGGCGCTCCCATCTTCAGGAGCGCTACGCCCTGCTCTGGGTGGCCACGGGGCTGCTGATCCTGGTCACGGCGTTTTTCCCCCAGATTCTTGATCTGCTGGGCTTCCTCTTCGGTACGCGGTACGCCACGTCGGTGGTGGGCATCCTGTTCGTCTTCCTGCTGCTTATCGCCTTTCACTTTTCCATCGCCCTCTCGACATACCAGCGGAAACAGACCCGAATCGCGCAGCGCTGCGCAATGCTCGAGGCTCGTGTGGCCGCGCTGGCCGGACAGGTGGCGCGGCTTGAGACAGGCGAGGCAAAACCACAGGCCCTGAAACAGCCGATCTTTGGGCCTGAACCGAAAAGCTGTGGGCCCCGGGAGACCGAGCCGGTACCGAGGCCTACCCGCCATTTCCGGGGAACCCAGGTGGCCGCGCCATTGATTATTTCATGCTCTGTTCTGGCTGTCCTTCTGGTGGGTTTGTTCACCTCCCAGGTTATGATAGGTGATGAAGTCACCCATTTTTTCATGCTGGTTACCCAGAGCAAGCTCCTTCCTGAGCCAAACTTTCATGCCTATATTTCAACAGGTTGGGGGGAGTATTCCCGCGTGTATCCGCACGCCTTTTGGTGGCATTATTTTGGAGCCGTTATTTATAAACTTTTCGGCGGCTCATTTGCCGCTGTGCAATGGTATCAGGCGGCATTCTGGGCGCAATTTCTGACGGCCGGTTACTTGCTGGCCAGGTCACGTGGCGGGGTGAAATCCCGTTCAGCAATTCTCTATCTACTTGTCCTTGCTTCCCTGCCTATGGGGCTGATTTTTTCCGTAGCCTTCTACCAGGACGTGCCCATGGCGGCCCAGGTGCTCACGGCATTCTTCCTGCTTTCGCGGGGCAGGTGGGTGTGGGCGTCGGCTTTCATGGCTCTGGCCGTTGGGCTCAAGGTGACCGCAGTGCTGTTCATCCCACCGTTTTTATTCCTGCTGTGGTATTGGCAGAAAGATAGCGGTTCGATCTTAAAAACGTTCGGGAAAATACTTTTATGTTCTTTGATGATCAGCTTGGCAGTATGGAATACATCTTGGGCTCTTGGGAAATACGCCAAGGCCGACTACTATCCAGTGACCCAGGTGCAACGCCTGGTAAAAAATGTTGGTAATTGGCTGAAGCCTCAAGAAATCAAGCAAACGCCTGCTCAGTCCATTGAATCACATCGGAAAGATGGCTCTTCACGACAAACCGTTCAAGATCCAGGTTTCACCAAAAAGAACAAGGAGGTTATTGCAAATCATCCTGGTGATTTACGCATTCCAAAGAACTTTGTGGTTTATGGAGGCGGGTTGATTTGGTTGACATTGGCCTTGGGTGCCGTTGGCTATGCCAGGCAACGCAAGGACTTTTCATCAGGTGGAAAGAATTCTCAATCCCCTTGGTGGCTGCTCGGGGTTGGGGTCTGGTATCTGGCACTCACTGCAGTGCTTCTGCGTACAGCCCCGGATGCCCGGTTTTTTTTACCAGGCATTCCTTTTGTATTATTGCCCTTTTGCGAGGGAGGGGTTCGTCTTCCCAGACCCAGGCTTCTCCTTTCCTTTCTTGCAGCCCTGGCCGTATTGCAGGGTGGGCTTGTGCTTTCCAAAACCTATGATTTGCGACGGCTTGCCCCTGAAATACAACAGGCTATTCAATACCTAGAGACACATCCTCCGGAACCTCGCCGAATTTTCATGTATCCGGAGGGCAACTATCGACTCTTTCCCGTTCAGCATGAATGGTATATGAATTATTGGCTGAGGGATTTCTGGCGGGGCGACAACGACGCCAGAATTGCCATGTTGCATCACTTTGGGGTCGGTGCGGTGGTGATCAAGAAGCACCTCATAGCGGACGTGGATGCAGCCATCACCGATCTTGGAGTTTATCCCACAGGATTTGTCCGTGATTTGAGAAAGGATGCTCGATTTGTGAAGGTTTTTGAAAATGATGGCGTTGTTGTCTTCAGTGTGCCTAAGCCGGAGACGGAATCGTCCGTGTCTCAATATCCTCCTTGA
- a CDS encoding glycosyltransferase family 4 protein translates to MARIGINAIALAPNRTGGAETYIRQLLGCPDFHNALSAHDVFVFAGHPCDPVLKQDNFQLVRCPVEPIKRNHRLLWEQYAFPRLLKKINLDLVHFPYSGYSWAYGKPFVVTLHDTTNFVMPRSVSLAERLYRFILQKRLLKLRNAHVITVSQTDKDILTRLLGLAHERCSAIHHGYPPGYLIEPERIGIPRPQGELLWVGRPYYHKNVPLLLHMMADLFQSLGTTTPHLRLLGIEDERKKNFAELAEKLGISSFVSIEPPVPHATLPEYFQRAQVLVFPSKYESFGFPPLEAMCSGTPVVCSDIPIFREILGSAALFADPSQPKAFAQACLQLLADQQSWSRYARLGYARVEKFTWSQCARQTVSVYERALATASQSMALA, encoded by the coding sequence ATGGCACGAATCGGCATCAACGCTATAGCACTTGCTCCAAACCGGACCGGTGGAGCTGAAACCTATATCCGCCAGCTTCTGGGATGTCCGGATTTCCATAATGCCTTAAGCGCTCACGATGTGTTCGTCTTCGCTGGCCATCCATGTGATCCGGTCCTGAAGCAAGATAATTTCCAGCTCGTCCGCTGTCCCGTCGAACCCATCAAGCGCAACCATCGCTTGCTTTGGGAGCAGTACGCCTTTCCTCGCCTCCTCAAAAAAATCAATCTGGACTTGGTTCACTTTCCCTATTCAGGCTATTCCTGGGCGTACGGCAAGCCGTTTGTTGTTACCCTTCATGACACCACCAACTTCGTCATGCCTCGATCTGTTAGCCTGGCGGAACGGCTTTACAGATTTATTCTGCAAAAACGATTGCTCAAGCTCAGGAATGCTCATGTCATTACTGTGTCACAGACCGACAAAGACATCCTGACTCGGCTCCTGGGACTTGCCCATGAACGCTGCTCGGCAATCCATCATGGATATCCTCCAGGTTATTTAATCGAACCTGAACGAATCGGTATTCCGAGACCACAGGGCGAATTGCTTTGGGTGGGGCGCCCGTATTACCATAAAAATGTTCCCCTGCTTCTACATATGATGGCCGATCTGTTCCAATCCTTGGGCACAACTACACCGCACTTGCGCCTTTTGGGCATCGAAGACGAGAGGAAAAAAAACTTTGCCGAACTGGCCGAGAAGCTGGGGATTTCCTCCTTCGTGAGCATCGAGCCGCCCGTCCCCCATGCAACCTTGCCCGAATATTTCCAACGAGCACAAGTCTTGGTGTTCCCATCAAAATACGAAAGCTTCGGTTTTCCTCCCCTAGAGGCCATGTGCAGCGGAACCCCTGTCGTTTGCTCGGATATCCCGATTTTTCGTGAAATCCTTGGCTCAGCAGCGCTTTTTGCCGACCCATCACAACCCAAAGCCTTTGCCCAGGCTTGTCTGCAGTTGCTTGCAGACCAGCAGAGTTGGTCCAGATATGCCAGATTAGGGTACGCAAGAGTAGAGAAATTCACGTGGTCGCAATGCGCAAGGCAGACTGTTTCGGTATACGAGCGAGCGCTTGCCACAGCCTCGCAATCAATGGCCTTGGCATAA
- a CDS encoding glycosyltransferase family 2 protein: MPPITIITPNKNGERFLEQTVRSVLNQRFQGINLEYIVLDGASTDRSLEIIDRYKDQIDVVISEPDTGPAAAINKGLRMARGEIIAWLNADDVYHPNALARVLEVMDTNPKAALCFGSCRIIGERDQEIRRPITRFKELFFPLSSRFTIQCINYISQPAMFFRRSALEQAGPLREDLKAAFDYDLTLRLWRHGGAVRVPGAPLADFRWHQSSISGSHFQTQFREELQAAAQDAGPLAPQTLIHQGVRWGIVGIYGLMAMGRSKDSSEHPAKRS, encoded by the coding sequence ATGCCCCCCATCACCATCATCACCCCGAACAAAAACGGGGAACGCTTCCTGGAGCAGACCGTTCGGAGCGTCTTGAACCAACGATTCCAGGGCATTAACCTGGAATACATCGTTCTGGACGGGGCCAGCACGGACCGATCCCTTGAGATCATCGATCGCTACAAGGATCAAATCGACGTCGTGATTTCCGAGCCCGACACCGGTCCGGCCGCGGCCATCAACAAGGGACTGCGCATGGCCCGAGGCGAAATCATTGCCTGGCTCAACGCCGACGACGTCTACCACCCCAACGCGCTCGCCCGCGTCCTGGAGGTCATGGACACAAACCCAAAAGCGGCCTTGTGCTTTGGCTCCTGCCGGATCATCGGCGAACGAGACCAGGAAATCCGCCGCCCCATCACCCGGTTCAAGGAATTGTTCTTTCCTCTCTCCAGTCGCTTCACCATTCAGTGCATCAACTACATCTCCCAGCCCGCAATGTTTTTCCGCCGCTCAGCCCTGGAGCAAGCCGGTCCCTTGAGGGAGGATCTGAAAGCCGCCTTTGACTACGACCTGACTCTGCGCCTCTGGCGGCACGGCGGCGCGGTCCGGGTGCCCGGCGCACCCTTGGCCGACTTTCGCTGGCATCAAAGCTCCATCAGCGGGTCTCACTTCCAAACCCAGTTCCGGGAAGAACTCCAGGCCGCGGCCCAGGACGCTGGCCCTCTGGCTCCCCAAACCTTAATCCACCAAGGCGTCAGATGGGGCATAGTGGGCATCTACGGTCTGATGGCAATGGGAAGAAGCAAAGACTCCTCAGAACATCCAGCAAAGAGATCTTAG
- a CDS encoding TolC family protein produces MKIQSLFPSFFLFFLSAVFFVAFPTTGQAMEPAREPTSAPDAVSSDFLDPAAFTLEQAVLQGLRANPRMAAIRAALRGAEFGEMSAKSAFYPALSANYGFAYDDKPMAGGDREAWTLNVNLSQPLFTGWRLLNTHQRSRLVTDQVRAELENIELNLILFIQEQFLELLKARENVRSAQDSVIRLQSQLQNARAFFDVGLRPKLDVLQAEVDLAQAEQVLLIAQNTVATQIARLNTLLNLNLSSETDYVGELTYLPYAPRLEESLETALRLRPDIILALKAEEIASKDVEITASDFYPQVSADLDFYSRGTDPTVSGTDARPDPWWTAGVNMRWNAFEWGRTRYATEQARQNVLRLREETANLRLEVSFAVKSLHLKLEEAAARIAVAQKALEEAREGFRIAQARFQAQVGTNTDVLDAQARLTRGEADLTDAMADYQLTLARLFAATGKRNPGLVVP; encoded by the coding sequence ATGAAAATTCAATCGCTTTTTCCGTCTTTTTTCTTGTTTTTTTTGTCCGCCGTGTTTTTCGTCGCTTTCCCGACCACGGGCCAAGCCATGGAACCGGCCAGGGAACCAACCAGCGCTCCGGACGCCGTTTCTTCGGACTTCCTTGATCCCGCCGCGTTCACCCTGGAACAGGCCGTCCTGCAAGGCTTGCGGGCCAATCCGCGGATGGCCGCGATTCGCGCCGCCCTGCGTGGAGCGGAGTTCGGCGAAATGTCGGCCAAGTCCGCTTTTTACCCCGCCCTTTCGGCCAACTACGGCTTTGCCTACGACGACAAACCAATGGCTGGAGGAGACCGGGAGGCCTGGACCCTGAACGTCAACCTCAGTCAACCCCTGTTCACCGGCTGGCGCCTTCTGAACACGCACCAACGGTCCCGGTTGGTCACGGACCAGGTCCGGGCGGAACTGGAAAACATCGAGCTGAACCTGATCCTGTTCATTCAAGAGCAGTTCCTGGAACTGCTCAAGGCGCGGGAGAATGTCCGCAGCGCTCAGGATTCGGTCATCCGCCTGCAATCGCAGTTGCAAAACGCCCGGGCCTTTTTCGACGTCGGCTTGCGGCCCAAGCTCGACGTGCTCCAGGCCGAGGTGGACCTGGCTCAGGCCGAACAGGTTTTGCTCATCGCCCAAAACACAGTGGCCACCCAGATCGCCCGCCTGAACACCCTGCTCAATCTGAACCTGTCCTCCGAGACGGACTACGTCGGCGAACTGACCTACCTGCCCTACGCCCCTCGACTCGAGGAATCCCTGGAGACGGCGCTCCGGCTTCGTCCGGACATCATCCTGGCTCTCAAGGCCGAGGAAATCGCAAGCAAGGACGTCGAAATCACGGCCAGCGATTTCTATCCTCAGGTCTCGGCGGACCTGGACTTTTACAGCCGGGGAACCGACCCCACGGTTTCCGGAACCGACGCACGGCCCGATCCCTGGTGGACCGCGGGCGTCAATATGCGCTGGAATGCCTTCGAGTGGGGCCGAACCCGCTACGCCACGGAGCAGGCCCGCCAAAACGTCCTCCGGTTGCGCGAGGAAACGGCCAACCTGCGCCTGGAAGTCTCCTTCGCCGTCAAATCCCTGCACCTCAAATTGGAAGAGGCCGCGGCCCGCATTGCCGTGGCCCAGAAAGCCCTCGAAGAAGCCCGGGAAGGCTTCCGCATCGCCCAGGCCCGGTTCCAGGCCCAGGTGGGCACCAACACGGACGTCCTGGATGCCCAGGCCCGCCTGACCCGCGGCGAAGCCGACCTGACCGACGCCATGGCCGACTACCAACTCACCCTGGCCCGCCTCTTCGCCGCCACGGGGAAACGCAATCCGGGGTTGGTGGTACCGTAA
- a CDS encoding D-sedoheptulose 7-phosphate isomerase — protein sequence MREEILDAGQGSSLRRIGVCLAEYVAEGGALREAFFSAHGEEVARLAHVLAGALTHGGKILLCGNGGSAADAQHLAAEFVNRFLIDRRPLPALALTTDTSILTAVGNDFGFDLVFAKQVQALGREGDVLLGLSTSGNSPNVVAALEAGRALGMITIGLTGEGGGKMQALCDHLLAVPSRQTPLIQEIHITVGHLLCLLVDEILFGGNYSAKPEERPGYRLPPV from the coding sequence ATGCGTGAAGAGATTTTAGATGCCGGGCAGGGAAGCTCCTTGCGGCGGATCGGGGTGTGCTTAGCGGAGTACGTCGCCGAGGGCGGTGCGTTGCGAGAAGCCTTTTTCTCCGCGCATGGGGAAGAGGTGGCACGGTTGGCGCATGTCCTGGCCGGGGCCTTGACCCATGGTGGCAAGATTCTGCTTTGCGGCAACGGCGGCAGCGCCGCGGACGCTCAGCACCTGGCCGCGGAATTCGTGAACCGCTTTCTGATCGACCGTCGTCCGCTGCCGGCCCTGGCCCTGACCACGGACACGTCCATCCTGACCGCGGTGGGCAATGATTTCGGGTTTGACCTGGTCTTCGCCAAGCAGGTTCAGGCCCTGGGCCGGGAAGGCGACGTGCTGCTGGGGCTGTCCACCTCCGGCAACAGCCCGAACGTGGTCGCGGCCCTGGAAGCCGGTCGGGCCCTGGGGATGATCACCATTGGACTGACCGGCGAAGGCGGGGGCAAGATGCAAGCATTGTGCGATCACCTGCTGGCCGTGCCCTCGCGCCAAACCCCGCTTATTCAGGAGATTCATATCACGGTGGGGCATTTGCTGTGTTTGTTGGTGGATGAAATATTGTTTGGGGGGAACTACTCAGCAAAGCCAGAAGAAAGACCTGGATACCGGCTTCCGCCGGTATGA